A stretch of the Nitrospirota bacterium genome encodes the following:
- a CDS encoding response regulator transcription factor — protein sequence MKIKVPENSPVRVDFREPRLEQLSDMLKVLFISESDMDIEVPKAEAYFRVGMTIEGTVVSFPGVGTSGIKCFVKAVSSNRCNLVIEKAEPRKPLLDYLQQRESLDKLNQQTYKPAVDVGGVMFNKFMEEQKQPKELPRKKVLIVDDAISVHDRFRTAFVDNGFEVLQAVDGMEGIKLALEAHPDIILMDVNMPKMSGVEATRIIKSNPRTSSIPICMFTTEGEQDFIMQAIKIGVKDYIIKTSDAALVIQRIRKIIGDG from the coding sequence ATGAAAATTAAGGTTCCCGAAAATTCTCCGGTGAGAGTCGATTTCAGAGAGCCCCGTCTGGAGCAGCTCTCCGATATGCTGAAAGTCCTTTTTATCAGCGAATCGGACATGGATATTGAAGTGCCGAAGGCTGAGGCCTATTTTCGGGTGGGTATGACCATCGAAGGGACTGTTGTTTCCTTTCCCGGGGTCGGCACCAGCGGTATCAAATGCTTTGTGAAGGCGGTGAGCAGCAACCGGTGCAATCTGGTCATTGAGAAGGCAGAACCCCGCAAACCGCTGCTTGACTATCTGCAGCAGCGGGAAAGTCTCGATAAGCTCAATCAGCAGACCTACAAGCCTGCCGTGGATGTTGGCGGCGTTATGTTCAATAAATTCATGGAGGAGCAGAAACAGCCGAAGGAGCTGCCCAGAAAGAAGGTGCTGATAGTCGATGACGCCATCTCTGTGCATGACCGCTTCAGGACTGCCTTTGTTGACAACGGCTTTGAAGTGCTCCAGGCAGTGGATGGCATGGAAGGTATCAAGCTGGCGCTTGAGGCGCATCCCGACATTATTCTCATGGATGTGAATATGCCGAAGATGTCAGGCGTTGAGGCAACAAGGATAATCAAGTCAAATCCGCGTACCAGCAGTATTCCGATCTGCATGTTCACGACAGAAGGCGAGCAGGATTTTATCATGCAAGCCATAAAGATCGGGGTAAAGGATTATATCATCAAGACCTCGGATGCAGCGCTCGTGATACAGCGGATACGCAAAATCATCGGAGATGGATAG
- a CDS encoding HAMP domain-containing histidine kinase, whose protein sequence is MMTNKDKKGPDMEKQDMQFPAFLASIAHDMKNSLGMLINTTEEILGNCSGKNCPSHPLLSNLQYEAKRVNNNLIQLLTLYKMDKDRYTLTIEYHSVSEFLEDAALQNKPLLECKGISIEADCPEELAWFFDRDLVAGVINNVMNNAYRYADSRIWITAREENGYLAIHIRDNGEGYPEHMITEGAAGSSRVSFSSGSTGLGLYFASIVATMHRNKNRKGFIRTANCETSGGGCFSIYLP, encoded by the coding sequence ATGATGACCAATAAAGACAAAAAAGGGCCGGATATGGAAAAGCAGGACATGCAGTTCCCTGCGTTTCTGGCATCGATCGCCCATGACATGAAAAACTCACTCGGCATGCTGATCAATACAACGGAAGAGATCCTGGGCAACTGCTCAGGAAAGAACTGCCCTTCCCACCCTCTTCTTTCCAATCTCCAGTATGAGGCCAAGAGGGTGAACAACAACCTGATTCAGCTGCTTACCCTCTATAAAATGGATAAGGACCGGTACACGCTTACTATCGAATATCACTCGGTATCGGAATTTCTTGAGGACGCTGCACTCCAGAACAAGCCCCTGCTGGAATGTAAGGGTATTTCCATAGAAGCGGACTGCCCAGAAGAGCTGGCGTGGTTTTTTGACCGCGACCTTGTGGCTGGCGTGATCAATAATGTCATGAACAATGCATATCGGTATGCTGACAGCAGGATATGGATAACGGCACGAGAGGAAAACGGATATCTTGCCATTCATATCAGGGACAATGGCGAAGGGTATCCTGAGCATATGATTACCGAAGGAGCCGCAGGATCAAGCAGGGTAAGTTTTTCGAGTGGAAGTACAGGACTTGGCCTCTATTTCGCATCAATCGTAGCAACTATGCACAGGAATAAAAACAGAAAAGGCTTTATCCGAACGGCAAACTGCGAAACAAGCGGGGGCGGCTGCTTTTCGATCTATCTGCCATAA
- a CDS encoding response regulator — translation MSLDFSYKKFLIIDDFGEFRSSLRRMLWGFNAKDIDDAAHGEAAIELMLSKSYDVILCDYNLGYNRKDGQQVFEEARQRGLIKFSTVFMMITAENSMQMVMGAVEYQPDDYLIKPFSREVLSTRLERAIRRKSDFEIIEHAIANKEYLRAISLCDQYIQKIPKNIFEYLKLKGDLCITTGDYETARAVYEKILAIRDISWAKLGMGKVQFYTGDYAGSVETFRALVEDNGMYIEAYDWLSKSLVAQQSLEEAQQVLMTAAQLSPKSIFRHKTIGDISFKMNDLDVSEKSFKKAIDLGQYSYFKNPSHYTSLAKVLVEKKTPEGALDVLKDVRKDFKGNADASMQASAMEGIVFKEMNRPEEAKKAIREAMQLMDESSGSISEDIAIDLAKVCFELGDKAAGTRLVQEVVRNNHEDEDVIKKVQDVFKDTQMETEGASIVSHAQHEIIPSIKTSSACMRSSWQVDDDQ, via the coding sequence ATGTCACTCGACTTCAGCTACAAGAAATTTCTTATCATCGATGATTTCGGAGAGTTCCGGTCATCTCTGCGCCGTATGCTCTGGGGCTTTAACGCCAAGGATATCGATGATGCTGCCCATGGCGAAGCCGCCATCGAGCTGATGCTGAGTAAATCCTATGACGTAATCCTCTGTGATTACAATCTCGGATACAACCGCAAGGACGGACAGCAGGTCTTTGAGGAAGCCAGACAACGCGGCCTGATCAAGTTTTCGACGGTATTTATGATGATCACGGCTGAAAACAGCATGCAGATGGTCATGGGAGCAGTTGAATATCAACCCGATGACTACCTTATCAAACCCTTTTCCCGTGAAGTATTAAGCACCCGGCTTGAGCGGGCCATCAGACGGAAAAGCGACTTCGAGATCATTGAACATGCCATTGCAAACAAGGAATATCTCCGTGCCATATCTCTCTGCGACCAGTACATCCAGAAGATCCCGAAGAATATCTTTGAATATCTTAAACTCAAGGGGGACCTCTGCATTACCACCGGAGACTACGAGACTGCCAGAGCGGTATATGAAAAGATACTTGCCATACGTGACATCTCCTGGGCAAAGCTGGGGATGGGCAAGGTCCAATTCTATACGGGGGACTATGCAGGTTCGGTTGAGACCTTTCGAGCTTTGGTAGAGGACAATGGCATGTATATCGAGGCCTATGACTGGCTTTCCAAATCTCTGGTAGCACAGCAGTCCCTGGAGGAAGCACAGCAGGTCCTGATGACAGCTGCCCAGCTGTCTCCCAAATCTATCTTCCGGCACAAGACGATCGGGGATATTTCCTTCAAGATGAATGATCTTGACGTCTCGGAAAAATCTTTCAAGAAGGCAATCGATCTGGGCCAGTACTCCTATTTCAAAAATCCGTCCCATTACACGAGTCTTGCGAAAGTGCTCGTCGAAAAAAAGACGCCTGAAGGAGCCCTTGACGTACTGAAAGATGTGCGCAAGGATTTCAAAGGCAATGCAGATGCGTCCATGCAGGCTTCTGCCATGGAGGGCATCGTATTTAAGGAAATGAACCGGCCCGAGGAGGCAAAGAAGGCAATCCGGGAGGCGATGCAGCTTATGGACGAGTCCTCCGGCAGCATCTCCGAAGATATTGCCATAGATCTGGCAAAGGTCTGCTTTGAACTCGGCGACAAGGCGGCAGGAACCAGACTCGTTCAGGAGGTTGTCAGGAACAACCATGAGGACGAGGATGTCATTAAGAAGGTCCAGGACGTATTCAAGGATACCCAGATGGAGACTGAGGGCGCCAGCATTGTATCTCATGCCCAGCACGAGATCATCCCAAGTATCAAAACCTCCTCGGCATGTATGAGAAGCTCCTGGCAGGTTGATGATGACCAATAA
- a CDS encoding 16S rRNA (uracil(1498)-N(3))-methyltransferase encodes MTRLFLDEAILAEKIVYITGEKAHYLSAVLRCKAHDNLLVTDRSGSVYAATISAITKKQATLNITGPFNQDNEPPLDIILFQGLLKGEKMDLVIQKSTELGATEIVPMITERSQVRETRKLQRWQKIAVESSRQCGRNRIPLIHEPAAFESVIMADGLPKGIICWEKEGVLPFSSSLEALKGQKQIVLCIGPEGGFSEKEVRQAESREFAVASLGKRILRAETAAISAIAISQYVLGDLSGRT; translated from the coding sequence ATGACCAGACTTTTTCTTGACGAAGCCATTTTGGCAGAGAAAATCGTTTATATCACCGGAGAAAAGGCCCACTATCTTTCAGCCGTTCTCAGGTGTAAAGCCCACGACAATCTTCTCGTAACAGACCGCAGCGGCTCTGTCTATGCTGCAACGATCTCAGCCATCACAAAAAAGCAGGCAACACTCAATATCACAGGCCCATTCAACCAGGACAACGAACCTCCCCTGGATATCATCCTTTTCCAGGGTTTGCTCAAGGGCGAAAAGATGGACCTGGTTATCCAGAAGTCAACCGAGCTGGGGGCGACAGAGATCGTTCCGATGATTACCGAGAGGAGCCAGGTCAGGGAGACCAGAAAACTCCAGCGCTGGCAGAAGATTGCAGTTGAGTCTTCGCGCCAGTGCGGCAGGAACAGGATTCCCCTTATCCACGAACCCGCTGCATTTGAATCGGTGATAATGGCCGACGGACTCCCCAAAGGCATCATCTGCTGGGAAAAAGAAGGGGTACTCCCATTCTCTTCCTCACTTGAGGCGCTGAAAGGACAAAAACAGATCGTTCTCTGTATAGGACCTGAAGGCGGATTCTCCGAAAAAGAGGTCAGGCAAGCCGAAAGTCGTGAGTTTGCAGTTGCATCTTTAGGCAAGCGCATACTCCGCGCGGAGACTGCTGCCATATCTGCAATTGCCATTAGTCAATATGTTCTTGGTGATCTGTCAGGGCGCACATAA
- the dnaJ gene encoding molecular chaperone DnaJ: MNDYYELLGVSRQAAPEELKKAYRQLAMKYHPDRNSGDKASEEKFKEISHAYSVLSDPEKRAHYDRFGTADGFGAGQGPFTGGAGFGDIFEDFFGDFFGGNFGGHRRQQPSKGNDLRYDLDISLEEAVFGTEKVITFPKLQRCGECSGSGSEPGKQPEICSACKGSGHIRYQQGFFSVSKSCGKCYGTGKIISNPCKKCKGHGSVQEQKTVNLKIPAGVDAGSRLKIVGEGEPGLNNGPSGDLYVILDVNEHEIFKREGTDIFCDFPISFTNAALGAEIEVPTLDGSAKLKIPAGTQSGKIFTLKSKGAPRVGSQQRGNQLIRVYIDVPKKLSQKQKDLLEEFAALSIDDSNRSFKDKLKDLFTGVEN, encoded by the coding sequence GTGAACGATTATTACGAATTGCTTGGTGTTTCGCGGCAGGCCGCGCCTGAGGAACTGAAGAAGGCATACCGGCAGCTTGCGATGAAATATCACCCAGACAGGAACTCCGGAGACAAGGCTTCAGAAGAAAAGTTCAAAGAGATCAGCCACGCCTATTCGGTTCTCTCCGATCCCGAAAAAAGGGCGCATTATGACCGTTTCGGCACGGCAGACGGTTTTGGTGCTGGTCAGGGTCCATTCACCGGCGGCGCAGGGTTCGGCGACATCTTTGAAGACTTCTTCGGTGATTTTTTTGGCGGCAACTTCGGCGGGCACAGGAGGCAGCAGCCTTCCAAGGGAAATGATCTCAGGTATGATCTCGATATTTCTCTGGAAGAAGCAGTCTTTGGCACGGAAAAGGTAATTACGTTCCCAAAACTCCAAAGATGCGGCGAATGCAGCGGGAGCGGTTCAGAACCGGGAAAGCAGCCTGAGATATGCAGCGCATGCAAGGGCTCGGGCCACATCAGATATCAGCAGGGTTTTTTCAGTGTTTCCAAAAGCTGCGGCAAATGCTACGGCACGGGCAAGATTATCTCGAACCCCTGTAAAAAATGCAAGGGGCATGGCTCCGTCCAGGAACAGAAGACTGTTAACCTCAAGATACCGGCCGGCGTTGATGCAGGCTCAAGGCTCAAGATCGTGGGTGAAGGGGAGCCGGGCCTTAATAATGGGCCTAGCGGAGACCTGTATGTGATTCTCGATGTTAACGAGCATGAAATATTCAAAAGAGAGGGCACTGACATCTTCTGCGATTTTCCCATATCCTTCACCAATGCAGCTCTCGGGGCAGAGATCGAAGTGCCGACACTCGACGGTTCTGCAAAGCTCAAGATACCGGCCGGCACACAGTCAGGAAAAATCTTCACGCTCAAGTCCAAGGGAGCGCCAAGGGTCGGCAGCCAGCAGCGGGGCAATCAGCTCATCAGGGTTTATATCGATGTCCCGAAAAAGCTCTCACAAAAACAGAAGGACCTTCTTGAGGAGTTTGCTGCTCTCAGCATTGATGACAGTAATAGGAGCTTTAAGGACAAGCTGAAGGATCTTTTCACCGGAGTCGAAAACTGA
- the dnaK gene encoding molecular chaperone DnaK produces the protein MGKAIGIDLGTTNSCVAVVQGGETVVIPNQEGTRTTPSVVAITDKGERLVGQIAKRQAITNPENTIFSIKRLMGRKYSAPEVEHAKKRLPYKIVEAQNNDAHVEIFGKKYSPPEISAMILQKLKQAAEDYLGEKVTEAVITVPAYFDDSQRQATKDAGRIAGLNVLRIINEPTAAALAYGMDKKKEEKVAVYDLGGGTFDISILEIGEGVIEVKSTNGDTYLGGDDFDIRIIDWMIDEFRKDQGIDLKNDKMALQRLKEAAERAKIELSTATETEINLPFVTADATGPKHLLMKIARAKFEQLAADLFENTISPCKNALSDAGLTAGNIDEVLLVGGQTRTPKVQQTVQGFFGKEPNRTVNPDEVVAVGAAIQAAVLKGDVKEVLLLDVTPLSLGIETLGGIFTKIIERNTTIPTKKSQVFSTATDNQPAVTIKICQGEREMAADNKLLGNFELIGIPPAPRGVPQIEVSFDIDANGILHVSAKDLGTNKEQSIRITASSGLSEDEIKKMVRDADEHGQDDHKKKQMAEARNNADTLCYTVEKSLGDYGDKITADEKREIDEALEQCKKVKDSSSDPAEIKSATDKLMQVSHKLAEHLYKQTGAGAQHGDGSAGPGQGSKPAEEEIVEAEFEDVDKDKK, from the coding sequence ATGGGAAAAGCAATAGGAATTGACCTCGGGACTACGAACTCATGCGTTGCCGTTGTGCAGGGCGGAGAAACTGTTGTCATACCAAACCAGGAAGGAACAAGAACAACACCGTCGGTAGTCGCGATCACGGACAAGGGTGAACGGCTGGTCGGCCAGATAGCAAAACGGCAGGCGATCACGAATCCGGAAAACACCATATTCTCGATCAAGCGGCTGATGGGCAGAAAATACTCGGCCCCGGAAGTTGAACATGCCAAAAAGAGGCTTCCCTACAAGATCGTGGAAGCACAGAACAACGACGCCCATGTCGAGATATTCGGCAAGAAGTACTCGCCGCCCGAGATCTCGGCCATGATCCTGCAGAAGCTGAAGCAGGCTGCCGAAGATTATCTCGGCGAAAAAGTGACCGAAGCGGTCATCACCGTACCGGCCTATTTTGACGACAGCCAGAGGCAGGCGACCAAGGACGCAGGCAGAATAGCCGGTCTCAATGTACTCAGGATCATCAACGAGCCGACGGCCGCTGCCCTTGCTTACGGCATGGACAAGAAAAAAGAAGAGAAAGTCGCCGTATACGATCTTGGCGGCGGAACCTTTGACATATCGATCCTCGAGATCGGAGAAGGCGTCATTGAGGTCAAGTCAACGAATGGAGATACATACCTCGGCGGCGACGACTTTGACATCAGGATCATCGACTGGATGATCGATGAGTTCAGAAAAGATCAGGGCATTGACCTGAAGAACGACAAGATGGCGCTGCAGAGACTAAAAGAGGCTGCCGAGCGCGCAAAGATCGAGCTTTCCACGGCAACAGAAACCGAGATCAATCTTCCCTTTGTCACTGCTGACGCGACCGGTCCAAAGCACCTGCTGATGAAGATCGCCCGCGCCAAGTTCGAGCAGCTGGCAGCAGACCTGTTCGAAAATACTATTAGTCCCTGCAAGAACGCTCTTTCCGATGCCGGACTTACTGCAGGAAACATCGATGAGGTGCTCCTCGTAGGCGGCCAGACGCGCACACCAAAGGTACAGCAGACTGTCCAGGGCTTCTTTGGCAAGGAACCGAACAGGACCGTGAACCCTGATGAGGTGGTTGCCGTTGGCGCTGCGATACAGGCCGCAGTCCTGAAGGGAGATGTGAAAGAGGTGCTCCTCCTGGACGTAACACCTCTGTCATTGGGCATTGAAACCCTCGGCGGTATCTTCACGAAGATCATCGAAAGGAACACGACCATTCCTACCAAGAAAAGCCAGGTGTTCTCCACCGCCACAGACAATCAGCCTGCGGTCACCATCAAGATCTGCCAGGGTGAACGTGAAATGGCTGCAGATAACAAGCTGCTCGGCAACTTCGAGTTGATCGGCATCCCCCCTGCTCCTCGTGGCGTGCCCCAGATCGAGGTCTCTTTTGACATCGATGCAAACGGCATTCTCCATGTCTCTGCGAAGGACCTTGGCACCAATAAGGAGCAGTCGATCCGGATAACCGCCTCAAGCGGTCTCTCTGAGGATGAGATCAAAAAGATGGTCCGCGACGCCGACGAACACGGTCAGGACGACCATAAGAAGAAACAGATGGCAGAGGCACGGAACAATGCAGACACGCTCTGCTATACCGTCGAAAAATCCCTGGGCGACTACGGGGACAAGATCACGGCCGATGAAAAGCGTGAGATCGACGAAGCGCTTGAGCAGTGCAAGAAAGTCAAGGACTCAAGTTCCGATCCTGCCGAAATCAAGTCAGCGACAGACAAGCTGATGCAGGTCTCGCATAAACTTGCAGAGCATCTCTACAAACAGACAGGGGCCGGGGCACAGCACGGAGACGGATCTGCAGGTCCGGGCCAGGGCTCGAAACCGGCCGAAGAAGAGATTGTCGAAGCAGAGTTCGAGGACGTTGACAAGGACAAGAAATAA
- the grpE gene encoding nucleotide exchange factor GrpE, which yields MGEKDLGRENEDIGEDDIEIVNDSPDVEAEQQKPAVSSGLDELNSRYLRLYADFENYRKRVNKDKEDLIRYGNESLLYELLPAIDNLELALKHSSGEVSNGLIQGVEVTHKELQRTLEKFGLVRIEAMGRAFDPAVHHAMSQVERDDIDDKMIAEEFRAGYRYRDKVLRPSLVAVSVKVQKQQSDDAEASEIKKHDSIEEEQ from the coding sequence TTGGGAGAAAAAGATCTGGGCAGGGAAAACGAAGATATCGGAGAGGATGACATCGAGATTGTTAACGACAGTCCTGACGTGGAAGCTGAACAGCAGAAACCTGCGGTCAGTTCCGGGCTGGATGAACTAAACAGCAGGTACTTGCGGCTGTACGCTGATTTTGAAAATTACCGGAAGCGCGTCAATAAAGACAAGGAAGACCTCATACGGTACGGAAATGAATCCCTGCTGTATGAGCTTTTGCCTGCCATAGACAACCTTGAGCTTGCGCTGAAGCACTCCTCGGGAGAAGTAAGCAACGGTCTGATACAGGGCGTTGAAGTGACCCACAAGGAATTGCAAAGAACGCTCGAAAAATTCGGGCTCGTCCGCATCGAGGCGATGGGCAGGGCTTTTGACCCCGCAGTCCATCATGCCATGTCACAGGTAGAGCGTGATGATATTGACGATAAAATGATAGCAGAGGAGTTCAGGGCCGGGTACCGGTATCGCGACAAGGTGCTCAGACCCTCTCTCGTGGCCGTTTCAGTAAAAGTGCAGAAGCAGCAGAGTGATGATGCAGAAGCATCAGAAATCAAAAAACACGATTCCATAGAGGAGGAACAATAA
- the hrcA gene encoding heat-inducible transcription repressor HrcA, translating to MGLDERSGQILQAVIQLYISSPGPVGSRAVTKKFPLGLSSATIRNIMSDLEEMGFLRQPHTSAGRVPTDVGYRFYVDALTTEKNEADSELVNEMGRKLDLFRKDVDSFLDNASRMLSELSHYIGISVSPNANRTILSRIELVPYRKNQIAVVLFADESIIRSKIIAVEQEMSRSDLNRLSDYINERFSGYSLDMARKTIIEEISSDRVICNSLLGEATRICRDVLAISDSDIFISGLSDMINLPDFCDIGRIRGLLKTLEDKHIILGFLDKIADTDGTQVFIGSENPLDEMKQFSLVASRYKEGNRPMGAIGIIGPTRMNYSQAITLVDTTARFITEILTYNK from the coding sequence ATGGGTTTGGATGAAAGAAGTGGACAGATATTACAGGCTGTAATTCAGTTATATATAAGCTCGCCTGGGCCTGTCGGTTCGCGGGCAGTAACCAAGAAATTTCCCCTGGGCCTTTCCTCGGCAACCATACGCAACATCATGTCCGATCTTGAAGAGATGGGGTTTCTGCGCCAGCCGCATACCTCGGCAGGCCGTGTGCCGACTGACGTCGGATACCGCTTCTATGTGGATGCACTGACAACTGAAAAAAATGAGGCGGATTCAGAGCTTGTTAATGAAATGGGCAGAAAGCTTGATCTGTTCAGGAAAGACGTCGATTCATTTTTGGACAATGCGTCGCGGATGCTTTCGGAGCTATCGCACTATATAGGCATTTCCGTATCGCCAAATGCCAACCGGACGATCCTGAGCAGGATTGAGCTGGTGCCGTATCGGAAAAACCAGATTGCGGTCGTTCTCTTTGCTGATGAGTCTATCATCAGGAGCAAGATCATAGCAGTGGAGCAGGAAATGTCGCGGAGCGATCTGAACCGGCTTTCTGACTACATTAATGAGCGGTTTTCAGGATACTCTCTCGATATGGCAAGAAAGACCATTATCGAAGAGATATCGAGCGACCGGGTAATCTGCAACAGCCTCTTAGGCGAGGCAACAAGAATCTGCAGAGACGTTTTGGCAATATCGGACAGCGACATTTTCATCTCTGGCCTGTCTGATATGATCAATCTCCCTGATTTCTGCGATATCGGCAGAATTCGGGGACTTCTGAAGACCCTTGAGGACAAACATATCATACTCGGCTTTCTCGACAAGATCGCTGATACGGACGGCACTCAGGTCTTCATCGGATCAGAGAACCCTCTTGACGAGATGAAACAGTTCAGCCTCGTGGCTTCCAGATATAAGGAGGGGAACAGACCCATGGGCGCCATCGGCATCATCGGTCCGACAAGAATGAATTACTCGCAGGCAATAACGCTGGTTGACACAACTGCCAGGTTCATAACAGAAATACTGACATACAACAAATAG
- a CDS encoding type III PLP-dependent enzyme, with the protein MNHRFRITKAHTKITQRSTIQKAIDFIRETDLEPPYLLMDKAKVRQKVHAIGKNIRNSEVYYAVKANPDIETLKLINSLGIGFEIASEGEMSVLESIGVTSDRMITSNPIKTFRFLRMAAKSGVDYFSYDSEAEVLKMKEYTPGANVYVRLTVPNEGSEWPLSKKFGVEVEEAEELLVLAKKKGLNPVGITFHVGSQCTNMYNWNSALDKAKDLWDRADKAGIKLSLLNIGGGYPIRYTKDVVGISAIEKNINKAIYQKFPKKTRILIEPGRSVVGDAGIFVTKVIGKTSRGDEKWLSIDVGVFNGLMESIGGIQYSYVVEGSKEIKKWTLAGPSCDSFDVIEKNIMLPEPAIGNYILILSSGAYTISYASEFNGFSIPKTILI; encoded by the coding sequence ATGAACCACCGTTTTCGGATAACAAAAGCACATACGAAGATTACGCAGAGGTCTACGATCCAGAAGGCGATCGACTTCATACGTGAAACAGATCTCGAACCGCCCTACCTTCTCATGGACAAAGCCAAAGTGCGTCAGAAAGTCCATGCCATAGGCAAAAATATCAGAAATTCCGAAGTCTACTATGCGGTCAAGGCAAATCCTGACATCGAGACCCTGAAGCTCATCAACAGCCTCGGTATCGGCTTTGAGATAGCGTCAGAGGGAGAGATGAGCGTCCTAGAATCCATCGGGGTCACCAGTGACAGAATGATCACAAGCAACCCCATCAAGACCTTCCGTTTTCTGAGGATGGCCGCAAAATCAGGCGTTGACTATTTTTCCTATGACTCGGAGGCCGAAGTTCTCAAGATGAAGGAATACACTCCAGGAGCCAATGTCTATGTGCGGCTGACTGTCCCCAATGAAGGCAGCGAGTGGCCCCTCAGCAAAAAATTCGGCGTCGAGGTCGAAGAGGCGGAGGAACTGCTTGTGCTTGCAAAAAAGAAGGGGCTCAACCCCGTTGGCATCACTTTTCATGTAGGCTCACAGTGTACGAATATGTATAACTGGAACTCTGCCCTAGACAAGGCAAAGGACCTCTGGGACAGGGCTGACAAGGCCGGGATCAAGCTTTCCCTCCTGAATATCGGGGGAGGATACCCGATACGGTATACCAAAGATGTTGTCGGCATCTCCGCGATCGAGAAGAATATCAATAAGGCGATTTATCAGAAGTTTCCGAAAAAAACCCGCATCCTTATCGAACCCGGGAGGTCGGTAGTTGGGGATGCAGGCATATTCGTTACAAAGGTAATCGGGAAAACCAGTCGCGGTGACGAAAAATGGCTCTCTATCGATGTTGGCGTTTTCAACGGCCTCATGGAGAGTATCGGAGGCATTCAATACAGCTATGTTGTCGAGGGCTCAAAAGAGATCAAAAAATGGACCCTCGCCGGCCCAAGCTGCGACAGTTTTGACGTTATCGAAAAAAACATTATGCTGCCGGAACCTGCCATCGGCAATTATATTTTGATCCTTTCGAGCGGCGCATATACCATCTCCTACGCATCTGAATTCAACGGCTTTTCCATTCCAAAGACAATCCTTATCTGA
- a CDS encoding TlyA family RNA methyltransferase produces MKQKDRLDKIIVDRSLVKSRDRAKALIMAGNVLVDGKEESKAGALVDINAVVALRENDIPFVSRGGIKLEGALEFSHIDLAAKIVMDIGSSTGGFTDCVLKRGAARVYAIDVGYGQLDWSLRNDPRVILLEKTNIRHLEADRIPEPIDLVVIDVSFISLTQVLPRVLDFLGHDGDVLALVKPQFEVGKGMVDKGGVIRDESKRLAAVKKVSDFSAASGFIVMGDYESPLPGQKGNREYFIHLRRKNHG; encoded by the coding sequence ATGAAACAGAAAGACAGATTAGATAAGATCATTGTTGACCGGTCGCTCGTCAAGAGCAGAGACAGGGCAAAAGCGCTCATTATGGCCGGAAATGTCCTGGTTGACGGAAAAGAGGAATCCAAGGCTGGCGCTCTCGTAGATATCAATGCTGTTGTTGCGCTCAGGGAGAACGACATCCCTTTTGTCAGCAGAGGCGGCATCAAACTCGAAGGTGCGCTTGAGTTCTCCCATATCGACCTTGCCGCTAAAATCGTCATGGATATCGGAAGCTCGACGGGAGGCTTTACTGACTGTGTTTTAAAAAGAGGTGCAGCAAGGGTCTATGCCATTGATGTCGGTTATGGCCAGCTTGACTGGTCTCTCAGGAATGACCCTCGCGTTATTCTGCTCGAAAAGACAAACATCAGACACCTCGAGGCTGACCGCATACCTGAACCGATCGATCTTGTCGTTATTGATGTCTCATTCATTTCGCTCACCCAGGTGCTTCCGAGAGTGCTGGATTTTCTGGGTCATGACGGCGACGTACTCGCACTGGTGAAGCCACAATTCGAGGTCGGCAAGGGCATGGTCGATAAAGGCGGCGTAATACGGGATGAGTCGAAAAGACTGGCTGCGGTGAAGAAAGTGAGCGATTTTTCAGCAGCATCAGGGTTCATTGTCATGGGAGATTATGAATCGCCGCTTCCGGGGCAGAAGGGCAACAGAGAATACTTTATTCACCTAAGGAGAAAAAATCATGGATGA